CTTTAGCTCAACATTCATTCATCCAACTTTGTGCTCGAAGTGCTAAATTATCTAAAGTTCCTAACTTAGCTAATGATAAATTCCTAAAGCAACCATCCTTTGTAAATATGTTGTTGAAGTTTCTAAGTTCTAAGACCACTTATATAAAGTGTCATGTTGGCTTTTTACTAACCAGCGTAGATAGGATCAAGAAGGGTAAAGAAAAATGACAAGAACAAGCAACCTTTCACAGTAACACTAAAGTGTAGCCATAAAGCATAAAGCCATTGCTGGTCTTTACACAGAGAGTATCGTACAAGAAAACTTGTGTTCTTTCACTCCTAATTTTTTTGCATCCTTAAAACTAAATCTAGCCCTAACATATAAATTGCAAACCTTCAAGTCTATTACATTTAACCAGAAGGTAGCTACTAGTAAATAGTATAGCTTTAAAGAATAATTACTTAACAAGAAGAAAAAGTAATGCACAAATGACAAAACATGATCTCACCCGCTCCAAGAAGTAACTTGCTACACTAGGTAGCATTTCAAGTTCATTTCTCCGTTTGTATGTGGCTTGAATTGCTGCGTCATTCCATAACTCCTCTACTAATGGTGCATATTCACGGGATGCAGCTGGAAAAATGGCTTCAAGATTGCCTGAGACCATAGTCTTGAGAAGCCAATCAGAGAATGATTTCAGCCTTGGGCCAATTGAGTACAGAGTTTTATCATCACTTTCGTCAGAATTTCCTGTTACCAAACAGAAACTCAATTCAGATGCGTTTGTGATTTACCAGATTCCAACTATCTATAGTTGTATGTCTGGAACGAGGGAGTGTTTGAAAACTGGGAACACGAGTACTCAAAGGAAAGATGGAAGCTAAAAACAAATAAGATAACCTACCAACAGAGTCTGTTCCACAAGAAGACCGTTTCTTCCTCATCTCAGCCAAACATTCATCTTCAAAACGCTCACGGCCCTCAAGAAGTATACCAAGATAGCCATAAGCATTGCTCTGGATCCTCAGCTTGATATTTTCTCGCTCATCCTCCGGAAAAGGAATATCTTTGTATAGAATCTTAgccttgaaaaagaagaaaaaacaggtAAGTTTATAACTTACAAATTAGAGGTGCCCAAATGTTTTAGTTAGTTCTGCTGTCTGATTCCATATAAATACATAATCCTAACATAACAAGAACACCAAGCATAAGAAGTTCAGAGATCAGTTTGCTATAAATCAAGTACCTGCTTAAATATAGTACTCGTCCCAGATCCATTATAACCAACTAAAAGAATCTTCTGAAGTGTTCTTTGCTCAAGGTAGTCAGGAACAGCTCTGCTAGAAAGACTGGTCAGCGGCTCTTCAGAAGAATTAAAGGATTTGGAAGGGACTGGCAGTGACAAGACAGCACAGACAAGCTTTGTTCCAGCCTGAAAAGGAATTAAAAGATCAAGCAAACATTAATATCTAATAATGATGTGCATCTCCTCATAAAGAACAACAAGAAAAGAAACATGTTTACTCAGACAATTACCTTGCCCCATATATATCCTTTTGTATTCTTCTGTCCCTCTTCTTGGTATGACCCATCATCATTCACCCAGAAATGTGGATTACCAGCACATTGCACTCCTGCCAACTGCAATTTTCAACAAAATAGTTCATAAGTTTTTGCacatcaattaaataaataaaaaacaattaaGGAAGGCTGGAATAACTTTCACCTGCAACATTCTAAGCTCTACTTTCGTAATTTCCCGGCCATTTATGAAAACTTGAGTGTTTCCATTGCTTGCTTCTGGTAGAATTGGACCTCCAACATTAAGATGTGGACTGATTACTTTGGAAGGCTTCTGTCCCTCCTGTTAAAATCacccaaaaaagaaaaatagaaaaaaaattaaatttgatGATGTGACAAATTTTGAGCAGCAGATGTAATAAATTCCTCAAAAGCACCATATTCACCTTTCCCCAAAGACCAGACACTTTATCATACCAATAGTTTCCTGGTTTTAACTTCTTTGGTGGATTTTGACAAGTTTGCAGTAAAACCAGCTCCTCGTGACAAAGAGGTTTACCATTCACACAAACATACTCGGGTGGTAGCTGATTTGCTTCACAAAACTTCTCAGCTTTCATTATCTGCCTAACCTCTAAATCATTCAGAAGTCGTTTGAGCATCCGAGAGCACTTTCCCAAATTCCCTCTCTTTGATTCTTCAATGGAATACCCAATACAAGTAACACATTTCCGACCCTCTGGCATTGATCCCATGGCTCTAAGCACACAACTACTACAATACTTTGCATCACAAACAATGCAGACCTCCTTTTCCGTAAATCGATTTCCCTTGAAACATCTATAACACGAGCCTTTCTTCCCCTTCGTTAGAGGTTCTCTCCTGGCTGGAACAATATTAGGTTCATCCTTGCTAAATTCTTCATCAACAGCATCGTCATCAGATTCAATATCACGAAATGTCACCACTTGAGGCCGTCTTCCATCCGAACTCGAAACGTTGTTACAATCCGCAGCCTTTATGGAAGAAACCCGAGAAGACGGATAATCCAAACTCAATACCGACTCAGACGAGGCCCAATCCGGTTGATTTAAATCATTCATGTCTAAACTCTCCCCTCTACCACTCGAAGCCCTCAAAACTCTAGAAGATCCCCGCGATTTATCAAAACTATCCGAAAAATCTATGGTGCTGGAGCTCCCAGCGCCAGCTAACAAGTCCTGAGAGTGGCCATGACTAATGGAAGAGGAACCCAATACTCTCATCGACCTATTAGCCTCGTCCGACAACTCCCCAGACCCAAAATGCCCATTTGAAAACTCTAAAGCACCTGAACTACTCAACTCACCTGACATCACGCAACCACCATCATCACGATTCTCCGTTGCTCTCTCCTCGAATCCATTCACAGAATTCGGAGAAACGGTAGCTCCGGACCCCAATTCCAACTCTTTTGACGAAGCCGAATCGCCGGCATCTTCTTCGCCACTACGCTCGAAGGCGATCACAGAAGTAGGAGAAACTGTAGTTGTAGAAGAACCCAACTGTTCAAGCTCTTTCGAAAAGGGCTTTCTCAAAGAAGCCGGAGCCAATACCGGTTGAACCACCGGCAACGATAACGTATCGGACAAAGGTACCTGTGAAACGACGGCCGCCATAGGAATCCGCTCAACGTTGATGGGAACGGCTCGAGGAATATCATAGTTCACCGGAGGGCCATGATACTCGACAGCGAACGAGTACTGAACCCCATCTCCGCTATTTCCGGAAACTCCCATTTCCTCAGGTGGCATTCTCTCTCCTTATTCAGACCAGATTAACACAAAAAAAAACCCTAGAAATGAAGACAAACCCTAGCTAAATCCGATTCCTAATAATGACCAGTACACAGAAAACGTGACCATCTAAGTTTGAGCTGTAATCATAACCTTCATAGTAGAAAGAAAGATCCAAAACGAAGCAACAGATTAGCGAAAAATCTAAGCTAACTCAAAAGCAAAAgcaatggaagaagaaaaaaaaaagtggtgAATTGTAAAACAGAGCTAAAAGAGATTCGAGGAATTGAAATCGAAAATGGCCAACAAAGAAAAACCAAAATTTTCAGTGGAGAATGAGGGAATGGATTTTGAAATATCAGGAGAGACAAAGTATTGGGGAAATCCAAAAGCTAGAGAGAGGAACAACAGTTTTTTGGTGTTTGGGAAGAAAGAAAATGTGTTGGGAAAGTGTTGGAGATTGAAGAAAAAGACAAGaacacattaaaaaaattaaaaattaaaaaataaaaagcagCTGGGTTTGGATTGGAAtcttttacactttttttt
The genomic region above belongs to Humulus lupulus chromosome 1, drHumLupu1.1, whole genome shotgun sequence and contains:
- the LOC133812223 gene encoding extra-large guanine nucleotide-binding protein 1 — protein: MPPEEMGVSGNSGDGVQYSFAVEYHGPPVNYDIPRAVPINVERIPMAAVVSQVPLSDTLSLPVVQPVLAPASLRKPFSKELEQLGSSTTTVSPTSVIAFERSGEEDAGDSASSKELELGSGATVSPNSVNGFEERATENRDDGGCVMSGELSSSGALEFSNGHFGSGELSDEANRSMRVLGSSSISHGHSQDLLAGAGSSSTIDFSDSFDKSRGSSRVLRASSGRGESLDMNDLNQPDWASSESVLSLDYPSSRVSSIKAADCNNVSSSDGRRPQVVTFRDIESDDDAVDEEFSKDEPNIVPARREPLTKGKKGSCYRCFKGNRFTEKEVCIVCDAKYCSSCVLRAMGSMPEGRKCVTCIGYSIEESKRGNLGKCSRMLKRLLNDLEVRQIMKAEKFCEANQLPPEYVCVNGKPLCHEELVLLQTCQNPPKKLKPGNYWYDKVSGLWGKEGQKPSKVISPHLNVGGPILPEASNGNTQVFINGREITKVELRMLQLAGVQCAGNPHFWVNDDGSYQEEGQKNTKGYIWGKAGTKLVCAVLSLPVPSKSFNSSEEPLTSLSSRAVPDYLEQRTLQKILLVGYNGSGTSTIFKQAKILYKDIPFPEDERENIKLRIQSNAYGYLGILLEGRERFEDECLAEMRKKRSSCGTDSVGNSDESDDKTLYSIGPRLKSFSDWLLKTMVSGNLEAIFPAASREYAPLVEELWNDAAIQATYKRRNELEMLPSVASYFLERAVDILRMDYEPSDLDILYAEGVTSSNGLACVDFSFPHSSSEDIEADQLDSLTRYQLIRVHARGLGENCKWLEMFEDVGLVIFCVSLSDYDQYSSDADGSFTNKMLLAKRFFESIVTHPTFEHMDFLLILNKFDLFEEKIERAPLTQCDWFNDFHPLVSRHRSNSNSNSINHSPSLGQLGFHHIAVKFKRLYSSLTGKKLFVSLVRGLQPTSVDASLKYAREILKWDEERGNFSLSEYSIYSTEASSFSH